In one Diabrotica virgifera virgifera chromosome 5, PGI_DIABVI_V3a genomic region, the following are encoded:
- the LOC114334982 gene encoding U6 snRNA-associated Sm-like protein LSm5: MSTMPVTSSTLLPLELVDKCIGSRIHIIMKNDKEIVGTLLGFDDFVNMLLDDVTEYENTPEGRRITKLDEILLNGNNITMLVPGGDMPE; this comes from the exons atgaGTACTATGCCAGTGACTTCTTCAACACTTCTACCATTGG AATTGGTAGATAAATGTATTGGTTCAAGAATTCATATAATCATGAAAAATGATAAGGAAATTGTTGGCACATTATTAGGGTTTGATGATTTTGTAAATATGTTGCTGGATGATGTTACAGAGTATGAAAATACACCAGAAGGGAGGCGTATAACAAAACTGGATGAAATTTTGCTCAATGGAAATAACATAACAATG CTTGTACCTGGAGGAGATATGCCAGAATAA